The following are encoded together in the Cohaesibacter gelatinilyticus genome:
- a CDS encoding homoserine dehydrogenase produces MSNPLKLGLAGLGTVGVSVVKRLALLENELAMSAGRSMRVTAVTARSRDKDRGVDLSNCTWFDDPVSLATNDDIDVYVELMGGDSGAAEDSVRAALKAGKHVVTANKALLAKHGNELAKLAEENGVQLNYEAAVAGGIPIIKTMREGMASNAISRVYGIMNGTCNYILTRMELEGLSFEECLQDAQRLGYAEADPTFDVEGNDTAHKLALLTSLAFGTQIEADSIFLEGITSLTTDDIKAADELGFRIKLLGVAQKTDTGIEQRVHPTMVPKSSAIAQISGVTNAVAVDGDAVGSITMSGPGAGGDATASAVVADLVDVARDFKIYPLGRPAAELQPYVRAKMRAHEGGYYIRLSVNDRPGAFASIAQRMAEHDISLESIVQRRSNGYFTNAQSEASEVVKPQAVVLITYETTEEAVRKALQQIEEDGHISAPPQMIRIERL; encoded by the coding sequence ATGAGCAACCCCTTGAAACTGGGCCTTGCGGGCCTTGGAACGGTTGGCGTTTCTGTGGTGAAACGTCTTGCTCTGTTGGAAAACGAACTGGCCATGTCAGCGGGCCGCTCCATGCGAGTAACCGCAGTGACAGCCCGCTCGCGCGACAAGGACAGAGGGGTTGATCTGTCAAATTGCACCTGGTTTGACGATCCGGTTTCGCTGGCCACCAATGATGATATCGACGTCTATGTGGAATTGATGGGCGGAGACAGCGGCGCAGCAGAGGATTCCGTTCGCGCTGCACTCAAAGCTGGCAAGCATGTGGTCACCGCTAACAAGGCATTGCTCGCCAAACACGGTAATGAACTTGCCAAGCTAGCCGAAGAAAACGGCGTTCAGCTGAATTACGAAGCGGCCGTTGCCGGTGGTATCCCGATCATCAAAACCATGCGTGAAGGTATGGCGTCCAACGCCATCTCCCGTGTCTATGGGATCATGAACGGAACCTGCAACTACATCCTGACCCGGATGGAGCTGGAAGGCCTGTCCTTTGAAGAGTGCCTGCAAGACGCTCAGCGCCTTGGCTATGCCGAAGCTGATCCGACTTTTGACGTTGAGGGCAATGACACTGCTCATAAGTTGGCACTCTTGACCAGCCTGGCATTCGGTACTCAGATCGAAGCTGATAGCATTTTCCTCGAAGGCATTACCTCTCTGACCACTGACGATATCAAGGCAGCAGACGAGCTTGGTTTCCGCATCAAGCTTTTGGGTGTCGCACAGAAAACCGACACCGGCATCGAGCAGCGCGTACACCCAACCATGGTGCCGAAAAGCTCTGCTATCGCTCAGATTTCTGGCGTGACCAACGCTGTAGCTGTGGATGGTGATGCGGTAGGCTCCATTACCATGTCTGGCCCCGGCGCTGGTGGTGACGCGACGGCGTCTGCTGTTGTCGCCGATCTGGTCGATGTCGCGCGTGACTTCAAAATCTATCCGCTTGGCCGTCCGGCGGCAGAGCTGCAGCCATATGTTCGCGCCAAAATGCGGGCGCACGAGGGTGGCTATTATATTCGCCTTTCCGTGAATGATCGTCCGGGTGCCTTCGCTTCTATTGCGCAGCGCATGGCAGAGCATGACATTTCACTGGAAAGCATCGTTCAGCGTCGCAGCAATGGGTATTTCACCAATGCTCAGAGTGAAGCGAGCGAAGTTGTGAAACCTCAGGCTGTTGTTCTCATCACTTATGAGACAACGGAAGAGGCCGTACGCAAGGCTTTGCAACAAATTGAGGAGGATGGGCACATTTCTGCGCCTCCACAGATGATTCGAATTGAACGATTGTGA
- the glpX gene encoding class II fructose-bisphosphatase produces MAESKEQALDRILTLEIVRVTERAAVAAARLRGHGNEKAADQAAVDAMRRELNQLPIDGTVVIGEGERDEAPMLYIGEEVGTKKGPKVDIALDPLEGTTICAKNLPNSLAVIAMAEAGSLLNAPDVYMDKIAIGPGYPEGLVDLDRTPVENMQAVANAKGVPINEVTACILDRPRHAKLIEDVRATGAAIRLIGDGDVAGVIHTTDPEETGIDIYFGIGGAPEGVLAAAALRCIGGQMQGRLVINSDDQRKRAIKMGVTDPNKKFTMEEMASGDVTFAATGVTDGNMLSGVKFGKERIRTETVVMRSSTGTVRYVKSEHTNFSKFHLD; encoded by the coding sequence ATGGCTGAATCCAAGGAACAAGCGCTGGATCGTATCCTGACGCTGGAAATCGTCCGTGTAACCGAGCGCGCTGCTGTTGCTGCTGCCCGCCTGCGTGGTCATGGCAATGAAAAAGCAGCTGACCAAGCTGCCGTGGACGCCATGCGTCGCGAGCTGAACCAACTGCCAATCGATGGCACTGTTGTTATCGGTGAGGGTGAGCGCGATGAAGCTCCCATGCTCTATATCGGCGAAGAAGTAGGTACCAAAAAAGGCCCTAAAGTGGACATTGCTCTGGATCCTCTGGAAGGCACTACGATCTGCGCCAAGAACCTGCCGAACTCTCTGGCTGTGATCGCAATGGCAGAAGCTGGTTCTCTGCTGAACGCTCCTGACGTTTACATGGACAAGATCGCAATCGGCCCTGGCTATCCAGAAGGTCTGGTTGATCTGGATCGCACGCCAGTTGAAAACATGCAGGCTGTTGCCAATGCCAAGGGTGTGCCGATCAACGAAGTAACCGCTTGTATCCTTGACCGTCCACGTCACGCTAAACTGATCGAAGATGTACGCGCTACTGGCGCTGCAATCCGTCTGATCGGTGATGGTGACGTTGCTGGCGTCATTCACACCACTGACCCGGAAGAAACCGGCATCGATATCTATTTCGGTATTGGTGGCGCACCAGAAGGCGTTTTGGCTGCCGCTGCATTGCGTTGTATCGGTGGCCAGATGCAGGGCCGATTGGTCATCAACAGCGATGATCAACGTAAGCGCGCCATCAAAATGGGTGTAACCGATCCAAACAAGAAATTCACCATGGAAGAAATGGCGTCTGGTGATGTAACCTTTGCTGCGACCGGCGTGACCGACGGCAACATGCTGTCTGGCGTGAAGTTCGGCAAAGAGCGTATTCGTACCGAGACCGTTGTCATGCGTTCTTCCACCGGTACCGTTCGCTACGTGAAATCCGAGCATACCAACTTTTCCAAATTCCATCTGGATTGA
- the recJ gene encoding single-stranded-DNA-specific exonuclease RecJ yields MISDRKAYLGVSKSAKERKWIERLDERGTSIASAIAQSQGIADIVARVMAGRGLDLEAAEGYLDPAIKDLMPDPSCITDMDLAAERIAHSIIKGDKIAIFGDYDVDGATSSALLYNFLAHCGIEATIYIPDRIFEGYGPNPDAIDQLIDAGHQLIATLDCGSTSFTALERAKERNIDVVVLDHHQVGEELPPCVALVNPNRQDDLSKLGHLAAVGVTFMTIVAVNRTLRQKGFFGAQCSAPNLLAWLDLVALGTVCDVVPLVGLNRAFVTKGMLVIRKHSNVGLSALQAVSRVSGPVRPYHLGFLLGPRINAGGRIGDAALGARLLTTSNPSQAEQIANELERLNKERQALEQIMLEEATAQADMLLMADPDAACLVTSSPDWHAGIVGLLASRLKERFRRPAFAIAMGANGQGTGSGRSIAGVDLGAAVRKGVEEGRLVKGGGHAMAAGLTVEEGALHSFKAYLHDELLSQVGQARASDEMKIDGALTATGATEDLVNLLEKAGPYGAGNSEPVFVFPSHTIAFADVVGQGGHVRCSLKSNAGGNLKGICFRAADEPLGKLLLENRGQPLHVAGSLSLDHWQGRPTVQLRILDAAEPVPLS; encoded by the coding sequence ATGATTTCAGATCGCAAAGCTTATCTCGGCGTCTCCAAGTCCGCCAAAGAGCGAAAATGGATAGAGCGGCTGGATGAGCGTGGAACCTCGATTGCATCTGCCATTGCTCAAAGTCAGGGTATCGCCGATATCGTGGCCCGGGTCATGGCAGGGCGTGGGCTGGATCTGGAAGCGGCCGAGGGATATCTTGATCCTGCCATCAAAGATCTGATGCCGGATCCGTCTTGCATCACGGACATGGACCTGGCAGCTGAGCGCATCGCGCATTCCATTATCAAAGGTGACAAGATCGCGATCTTCGGGGATTACGATGTAGATGGGGCCACCTCCAGCGCGCTTCTCTATAATTTCCTCGCCCATTGTGGCATCGAAGCTACAATCTATATCCCTGATCGGATTTTTGAAGGCTATGGACCCAACCCTGATGCCATTGATCAGCTCATCGATGCTGGACATCAATTGATCGCCACGCTGGATTGCGGCTCCACATCTTTTACAGCATTGGAACGCGCCAAGGAACGAAATATTGATGTTGTGGTGCTGGATCACCATCAGGTGGGTGAAGAATTGCCGCCATGTGTTGCACTGGTCAATCCCAACCGACAGGATGATCTCAGCAAGCTCGGCCATCTGGCAGCCGTTGGCGTTACCTTCATGACCATCGTTGCCGTCAATCGCACCTTGCGTCAGAAAGGCTTCTTTGGTGCGCAATGTTCTGCACCCAACCTTCTGGCTTGGTTGGATCTGGTAGCTTTGGGAACAGTCTGCGATGTGGTGCCACTTGTTGGCCTCAATCGTGCCTTTGTTACCAAGGGCATGCTGGTCATTCGCAAACACAGCAATGTCGGTCTTTCTGCTTTGCAAGCAGTATCTCGTGTCTCTGGTCCCGTACGCCCGTATCATCTGGGTTTCCTTTTGGGGCCACGTATCAATGCCGGTGGACGCATTGGTGATGCTGCGCTTGGCGCACGTTTGTTGACAACAAGTAATCCATCTCAGGCCGAACAAATAGCCAATGAGCTAGAGCGTCTGAATAAAGAACGTCAGGCTCTGGAGCAGATCATGCTTGAGGAGGCGACTGCTCAGGCCGACATGCTTCTGATGGCCGACCCGGACGCCGCCTGTCTCGTGACATCCAGCCCGGACTGGCATGCTGGAATCGTAGGCCTCCTGGCGTCACGTCTGAAAGAACGCTTCCGCCGACCTGCCTTTGCCATTGCCATGGGTGCGAATGGGCAGGGGACTGGCTCTGGTCGTTCTATTGCTGGTGTCGATCTGGGCGCAGCAGTTCGAAAAGGCGTAGAAGAGGGTCGATTGGTCAAAGGCGGCGGGCACGCTATGGCAGCAGGCCTGACAGTGGAAGAGGGGGCTCTTCACTCTTTCAAAGCTTATTTGCATGATGAGCTGCTCTCACAAGTTGGGCAAGCACGTGCCAGTGATGAAATGAAAATCGATGGCGCACTCACTGCTACCGGGGCAACAGAAGATTTGGTCAATCTGCTGGAGAAGGCCGGGCCTTATGGAGCCGGTAACTCCGAGCCGGTCTTTGTCTTCCCATCCCATACCATCGCCTTTGCCGATGTTGTTGGGCAGGGCGGACATGTACGCTGTTCCCTCAAATCCAATGCCGGAGGCAACTTGAAAGGTATTTGCTTCCGTGCAGCCGATGAGCCACTGGGCAAGCTGTTGCTGGAGAATAGAGGCCAGCCTCTGCATGTTGCTGGCAGCTTGTCTTTGGATCACTGGCAGGGACGTCCAACGGTGCAGTTGCGTATTCTGGATGCTGCCGAACCTGTTCCACTAAGCTAG
- a CDS encoding bifunctional helix-turn-helix transcriptional regulator/GNAT family N-acetyltransferase — MSSDQSLCGALHSVEQIADIRASSRLLVRELGVLDKVAAETELSLSAVHAILEIGNREQFNARDLGECLRLEKSTISRLVQSLLKQGLMERQASKQDARERILFLTPSGQKLFHKINYHANSRVSAALTTLSGDASSTVASGLSLYSQALQNSRLGKTSSRDSSVPVQIKSGYKPGIAGQITDLHARFYHKHSGFDLQFEATVGSGLADFLPRLRHPANQIWHIDYNGRLAGSIALDGEDLGDNIGHLRWFIMDDALRGTGLGKMLFQTALAFADEQQFDALHLWTFQGLDAARHLYESHGFELAEEYLGDQWGKNVMEQKFVRPTPEKLA; from the coding sequence ATGTCTTCAGATCAATCTTTATGCGGTGCCCTTCATAGCGTGGAACAGATCGCCGATATCCGCGCCTCCTCCCGATTGCTGGTGCGAGAGCTTGGCGTGTTGGACAAGGTTGCCGCCGAGACGGAATTATCTCTATCTGCCGTGCATGCAATTTTGGAGATTGGCAATCGTGAACAGTTCAATGCGCGCGATCTGGGAGAATGTCTGAGACTTGAAAAGTCCACGATCAGCAGGTTGGTTCAATCACTTCTCAAGCAGGGTTTGATGGAGCGCCAAGCATCAAAACAGGATGCAAGAGAGCGTATCCTATTCCTTACACCATCTGGACAAAAACTGTTTCACAAGATCAACTATCATGCGAATAGTCGTGTTTCTGCGGCCTTGACGACATTGTCTGGCGATGCTTCATCAACCGTGGCATCCGGTCTCTCACTTTATTCTCAGGCTTTGCAAAATAGCCGCCTTGGTAAAACCTCTAGCAGAGACTCATCAGTACCAGTACAGATCAAATCTGGCTATAAACCCGGAATTGCAGGACAAATCACTGACTTGCATGCGCGTTTTTATCATAAACACTCGGGCTTTGATCTGCAATTTGAGGCCACAGTCGGATCAGGCTTGGCCGACTTTCTTCCTCGTCTGAGACATCCGGCCAATCAAATCTGGCATATCGACTATAACGGGCGGCTAGCAGGCAGTATCGCTCTGGACGGTGAAGATCTGGGAGACAATATCGGTCATTTGCGATGGTTCATCATGGACGATGCACTACGCGGTACTGGTCTAGGCAAGATGCTGTTTCAAACTGCCCTCGCATTTGCTGATGAGCAGCAATTTGATGCTCTGCATCTATGGACTTTTCAAGGTCTTGATGCTGCACGCCACCTCTATGAAAGCCACGGCTTTGAGCTGGCGGAAGAATATCTCGGTGATCAATGGGGCAAAAACGTCATGGAACAGAAGTTTGTCAGGCCAACACCAGAAAAGCTAGCTTAG
- a CDS encoding tyrosine-type recombinase/integrase — MKLKNPYPGITRIIDRHGKTRWRFRKKGCVSGYIKGAYGSKEFEASYQAALNNKPHTISKSRATPGTFDWLIEQYLRSADYALLSPTTRKNLFGEIRRFRQEHGHRRVAQLRPKHVEALVLKKMNTPAAANKLKKLITRLCRYAIKLEIITSNPAQDVKKIKENEDGYHTWTESEISRFLEHHGEASTASMVLHLILYTGAARQDVNRMGWTSIYDNRIFYNRGKTGERVDLPLHAKLEKFLINIPKDRKTFISQVKSAGEGYTTESFGNWFGDRCREAGVPGRAHGLRKAGATQLAEAGGTEYEVMTFLGHKTPHEARKYVQAANRKKMADNAMAKRK, encoded by the coding sequence ATGAAACTAAAGAATCCATATCCAGGCATTACAAGGATTATAGATCGCCATGGTAAAACACGTTGGCGCTTCAGGAAAAAGGGATGCGTGTCCGGCTATATCAAGGGGGCGTATGGGTCAAAGGAATTTGAGGCGTCCTATCAGGCCGCCTTGAATAACAAGCCTCACACTATCTCGAAATCCCGGGCTACCCCCGGAACGTTTGATTGGCTAATCGAGCAATATCTGCGCTCGGCTGATTATGCTTTATTGAGTCCAACTACCCGGAAAAACCTCTTTGGCGAAATCAGGCGCTTTCGCCAGGAGCATGGCCATCGTAGGGTCGCCCAACTTCGGCCTAAGCATGTTGAGGCTCTTGTCCTCAAGAAAATGAATACTCCTGCCGCTGCCAACAAGCTAAAAAAGCTCATCACTCGCCTTTGTAGATACGCTATCAAGCTTGAGATAATTACCTCCAATCCTGCTCAAGATGTGAAGAAGATCAAAGAAAATGAGGATGGCTATCACACCTGGACCGAGAGCGAAATCTCAAGGTTCCTGGAACATCATGGAGAGGCATCCACTGCATCAATGGTGCTCCATCTCATCCTTTACACGGGTGCAGCACGTCAGGATGTGAATCGGATGGGCTGGACGAGCATTTATGACAACAGAATTTTCTACAACAGAGGAAAGACAGGCGAGCGTGTTGATCTTCCTCTCCATGCCAAGCTTGAGAAGTTTTTGATCAATATTCCAAAAGATCGAAAGACATTCATCAGTCAGGTTAAGTCAGCTGGAGAGGGATATACAACTGAATCATTCGGGAACTGGTTTGGTGATCGCTGCAGGGAGGCCGGAGTGCCTGGCCGAGCTCATGGTTTACGGAAAGCTGGCGCTACTCAATTGGCTGAGGCTGGCGGGACTGAATATGAAGTCATGACGTTTTTGGGCCACAAAACGCCACATGAAGCTCGGAAATATGTGCAGGCGGCAAACAGGAAGAAGATGGCTGATAATGCAATGGCAAAACGCAAATAA
- a CDS encoding DUF2293 domain-containing protein, producing MAKKALIHQTKQFQHSQVEATIARHFPNCPSDHADQILEKVMKRAWTKKTSLTKAVAIVAHNHIRHELTDYESLLQISGMTREDARLIVKPEVDDWFDFWSSGSRL from the coding sequence ATGGCAAAAAAAGCACTCATTCATCAGACCAAACAATTCCAGCATTCCCAGGTGGAAGCCACAATTGCTCGGCATTTTCCCAATTGCCCATCAGATCACGCTGATCAAATTCTTGAAAAGGTCATGAAACGGGCCTGGACCAAGAAAACCTCCCTTACCAAAGCCGTCGCCATTGTCGCCCATAATCACATCAGGCATGAGCTGACAGATTATGAAAGCCTTCTTCAAATCAGTGGCATGACGAGAGAAGACGCCAGATTAATCGTTAAACCCGAAGTCGATGATTGGTTCGATTTTTGGTCTTCGGGTAGCAGACTTTAA
- a CDS encoding tyrosine-type recombinase/integrase: MSARQYARLLKEWGKSIGLEPRAYGTHSISSTKVTQIYKKIGNLRAVQLLLSHTKMDSTVHYLGVDLEDGLSISKSVEV; this comes from the coding sequence ATATCGGCTCGCCAATATGCAAGGCTGCTGAAAGAATGGGGCAAGTCAATTGGACTGGAACCAAGAGCTTATGGAACACATTCCATAAGCAGTACTAAAGTCACTCAGATTTACAAGAAAATTGGCAACCTGAGAGCTGTTCAGCTCTTGCTCAGCCACACCAAAATGGACAGCACAGTCCACTATCTTGGTGTCGATCTGGAAGATGGGTTGTCCATTTCCAAAAGTGTTGAGGTCTAA
- a CDS encoding type II toxin-antitoxin system Phd/YefM family antitoxin: MQVNLHEAKAKLSTLVEKSCAGEEVIITKAGKPIARLVKYEINPVPCKLGLYKGAGFSMGESIHDGDAEISVTFGLME; encoded by the coding sequence ATGCAGGTCAATCTACATGAGGCAAAAGCAAAACTCTCTACCCTTGTTGAGAAAAGCTGTGCAGGCGAAGAGGTGATCATAACTAAGGCTGGCAAGCCGATTGCTCGACTGGTCAAATATGAGATCAATCCTGTTCCCTGCAAGTTGGGGCTTTATAAGGGTGCCGGATTTTCCATGGGTGAAAGCATTCATGACGGAGATGCTGAAATCTCTGTCACATTCGGATTAATGGAATGA
- a CDS encoding MotA/TolQ/ExbB proton channel family protein — protein sequence MLVSWLVALFLLFALTAYRPVLPFDGFRSLEVAWSSPEAQPDRPLAQMHNRTSAMSLREYLGRAVGAIPPACAITQGKLRRPTGSEMPGQPGILALLGYDQGEITEPYTPCLWRDDPRSILAALSFDVGPVQKFTLLILIIALFMLQRNKFFRTVEEEAWPVNDELRNSNKPGWRDKIEMVEEFDADNQPVRDENGQHKKERIEKTVRMPEVVHHPVRYIRPSNVTGTKGNPIPQHMLAQTFFPTQDLLLEPMTAEGSAVRRYEQGLSEVEKELHDAAGNQSLRGPVDLIKDVLKAGAHSGKVGDSERRMRVAVYEYTSSLSDRLDMAHYLMWLLPTVGFLGTIYGISASLVRAKGLFGGKADLDPNKFSKNIELVVDGLGVAFDTTSMALVCSAFLYWRLVRAEQDIRTLSIRARDSLSNLLVDRLVDRVIEFPPNGLGTEASAPTETGKPVEVPTSAAAAPFDPDVRGPDVQDAEPVVDDEPAAASTDGSPGASGKLEDVRSV from the coding sequence TTGCTAGTATCTTGGCTTGTTGCGCTCTTTTTGTTGTTTGCTCTCACCGCGTACCGTCCTGTTCTACCTTTCGACGGCTTCAGATCGCTGGAAGTTGCGTGGAGCAGTCCCGAAGCCCAGCCCGATCGCCCTCTGGCCCAAATGCACAATCGCACCTCGGCCATGTCGTTGCGAGAATACTTGGGGCGCGCCGTTGGAGCCATTCCTCCTGCTTGCGCCATCACGCAAGGTAAATTGCGACGTCCCACAGGATCCGAAATGCCGGGACAACCTGGAATCCTTGCCCTGTTGGGATACGACCAAGGCGAAATAACAGAGCCATACACACCATGCCTTTGGCGCGATGATCCCCGCAGCATTCTGGCAGCCTTGTCGTTTGACGTTGGTCCGGTTCAGAAGTTCACCCTGCTCATTCTGATCATCGCATTGTTCATGCTGCAGAGGAACAAATTCTTTCGTACCGTCGAGGAAGAGGCTTGGCCAGTTAATGATGAATTGAGAAATTCGAACAAACCGGGGTGGCGCGACAAGATTGAGATGGTTGAGGAGTTTGACGCCGACAATCAGCCTGTTCGTGATGAAAACGGCCAACATAAGAAAGAGCGGATCGAAAAAACAGTACGGATGCCAGAAGTCGTGCACCATCCAGTGCGTTACATTCGCCCGAGCAACGTTACCGGTACAAAGGGAAATCCGATCCCTCAGCACATGCTTGCCCAAACGTTTTTTCCCACACAAGATTTGCTGCTTGAGCCGATGACAGCGGAAGGGTCGGCGGTGAGACGTTATGAGCAAGGATTATCCGAAGTGGAGAAAGAGTTGCATGACGCAGCAGGCAATCAAAGCCTTCGCGGTCCTGTCGACTTAATAAAGGACGTTCTCAAGGCAGGAGCGCACAGCGGAAAGGTTGGCGATTCCGAACGACGCATGCGCGTCGCAGTGTATGAATACACATCGTCACTGTCAGATCGGCTCGACATGGCACACTACCTGATGTGGCTTCTGCCTACCGTTGGTTTTTTGGGCACGATTTACGGCATCAGCGCCAGCCTTGTGCGCGCCAAAGGCCTGTTTGGCGGCAAAGCAGACCTTGATCCGAATAAGTTTTCCAAGAACATCGAACTGGTTGTGGACGGTTTGGGGGTCGCCTTTGACACCACCTCCATGGCTCTTGTTTGCTCGGCCTTTCTCTACTGGCGCCTCGTTCGGGCCGAGCAGGACATCCGTACCTTGAGCATCCGGGCTCGGGATAGCCTGTCCAACTTGCTGGTGGATAGGCTGGTTGATCGCGTGATTGAATTTCCGCCGAACGGGTTGGGGACCGAAGCGTCTGCCCCTACTGAAACTGGCAAGCCCGTTGAAGTGCCGACCTCAGCGGCTGCTGCGCCGTTCGATCCAGACGTACGGGGGCCAGATGTGCAGGACGCTGAACCAGTGGTGGACGACGAACCAGCTGCAGCGAGCACTGACGGCTCGCCCGGCGCATCCGGTAAGCTAGAGGACGTTCGCAGTGTCTGA